Genomic DNA from Microbacterium neungamense:
TGCGCGCCGTGACATCGGATGTGGACGGCGCGTTCCTCGCCGACGACCCGGTCGGCCGCACGCGGGCGGCCCTCGACGCCGGGGCGCTGCCGGAACTGGATGGCGCGGCGTCGCTGCGGATCGGCGCGCCGATCGCGCGGCCGAGCGCGGTGTTCTGCATCGGGCAGAACTACGCCGCGCACGCGCGCGAGTCCGGTTCCGAGCCGCCGGCCATGCCGATCGTGTTCCTGAAGACGCCGAACACGGTCGTCGGCCCGAACGACGCCGTGACCATCCCCCGCGGCAGCGAGAAGACGGACTGGGAGGTCGAACTGGGCGTCGTGATCGGCCGGCGGGCGGCGTACCTCGCCGCGCCGGAGGAGGCGGATGCCTGCATCGCCGGCTACGTGACCGCGAACGACGTGTCGGAACGGACCTTCCAGCTGGAGGTGTCCGGCGGGCAGTGGTCGAAGGGCAAGATCGCCCACGGGTTCAACCCGACCGGTCCCTGGCTGGTGACCCCCGACGAGGTGGACACGAGCGGGCTGAGGCTGCGGAGCTGGGTGAACGGCGAGCCCCGGCAGGACTCGGACACCTCGGACATGATCTTCGACGTGCGCACGATCGTGCACCACCTGTCGCAGTTCGCGACCCTCGAGCCCGGGGATCTCATCCTCACCGGCACGCCGCAGGGGGTGGCGCTCGGAGGCCGGTTCCCCTACCTGAAGCCGGGGGATGTCGTGGAGGTGGAGGTGGAGGGGCTCGGCCGGCAGCGGCAGGAGTTCGTCGCCTGGGAGGAGCAGCGATGAGCGGTCAGGTCGAGGGCCTGGTGGCGATCGTCACCGGCGGGGCATCCGGCATCGGCGCCGCGATCGCGCGCCGCCTGCACGAGGAGGGCGCGCAGGTCGCCGTGCTCGACCGCGACATCACGGGGGCCGACCCGCGCTTCGCCGCGTTCACGGCCGACGTGTCGGACCGCGACTCGGTGGACGCGGCCGTCGCGGCGGTCGGCGAGCGCTTCGGACGCATCGACATCGTGATCAACAACGCCGGCGTCGGGGCGCAGGGCGACATCACCGCGAACGACGACGACGAGTGGGCGCGGGTGCTGTCGATCAACGTCACCGGCATCGCCCGGGTGACCGGGGCCGCGCTGCCCTGGCTGCGGAAGTCGCCCGCCGCGGCGGTGTGCAACACGGCATCGATCGCCTCCACCACCGGCCTGCCGCAGCGCGCGCTGTACTCGGCGTCGAAGGGTGCGGTCTCGGCGCTGACCCGCGCGATGGCGGCGGATCACCTGCGCGAGGGCATCCGCGTCAACGCCGTCAACCCCGGCACCGCCGACACCCCGTGGGTGGGGCGCCTGCTCGACGCCGCCGCCGACCCCGAGGCCGAGCGCGCCGCGCTCCAGGCGCGGCAGCCCCACGGCCGCCTGGTCTCCCCCGACGAGGTCGCCGGCGCGGTGCTCTACCTCGTCAGCCCCGCATCCGGGTCGACCACCGGCACCTTCATCGAGGTCGACGGCGGGATGGCGCAGCTGCGGCTGCGCGCGGAGTAGCCGGGCGACGCGCTCAGGTCGCGAAAAGTGCCGCTTCCGGGTCGGCCGACGCGCTCAGGTCGCGAAAAGTGCCGCTTCCGGCCTCGCGAAGCGGCACTTTCTGCGACCGGAGCGGGGAGACGGATGCCGTAGCGACACTTTCTGCGACCCGAGCGCGCCGCCTGCCCCGCGTTCGCCCCGCCCCCCTGTGGATAACGTCCCCGCGCGCCGCCGGGACGTGCCACGGTGCTGCGATGAGGTCTCCGCAACCGCTCCCCGAGGGGCTCGGCCGCCGGTTCTCC
This window encodes:
- a CDS encoding fumarylacetoacetate hydrolase family protein; translated protein: MKFARLGEAGHEIPVVIVGERTYDLRAVTSDVDGAFLADDPVGRTRAALDAGALPELDGAASLRIGAPIARPSAVFCIGQNYAAHARESGSEPPAMPIVFLKTPNTVVGPNDAVTIPRGSEKTDWEVELGVVIGRRAAYLAAPEEADACIAGYVTANDVSERTFQLEVSGGQWSKGKIAHGFNPTGPWLVTPDEVDTSGLRLRSWVNGEPRQDSDTSDMIFDVRTIVHHLSQFATLEPGDLILTGTPQGVALGGRFPYLKPGDVVEVEVEGLGRQRQEFVAWEEQR
- a CDS encoding SDR family NAD(P)-dependent oxidoreductase gives rise to the protein MSGQVEGLVAIVTGGASGIGAAIARRLHEEGAQVAVLDRDITGADPRFAAFTADVSDRDSVDAAVAAVGERFGRIDIVINNAGVGAQGDITANDDDEWARVLSINVTGIARVTGAALPWLRKSPAAAVCNTASIASTTGLPQRALYSASKGAVSALTRAMAADHLREGIRVNAVNPGTADTPWVGRLLDAAADPEAERAALQARQPHGRLVSPDEVAGAVLYLVSPASGSTTGTFIEVDGGMAQLRLRAE